From a single Phalacrocorax aristotelis chromosome 1, bGulAri2.1, whole genome shotgun sequence genomic region:
- the RPL31 gene encoding large ribosomal subunit protein eL31 → MAPAKKGGEKKKGRSAINEVVTREYTINIHKRIHGVGFKKRAPRALKEIRKFAMKEMGTPDVRIDTRLNKAVWAKGIRNVPYRIRVRLSRKRNEDEDSPNKLYTLVTYVPVTTFKGLQTVNVDEN, encoded by the exons ATGGCTCCTGCAAAGAAGGGTGGCGAGAAGAAAAAGGGACGCTCCGCCATCAATGAAGTGGTAACCAGGGAATATACCATCAACATTCACAAGCGGATCCATGGCGT GGGCTTCAAGAAGCGAGCACCACGTGCTCTCAAGGAAATCCGTAAATTTGCAATGAAGGAGATGGGCACTCCCGATGTTCGCATTGACACCAGGTTGAACAAAGCAGTCTGGGCTAAAGGAATAAG GAATGTTCCTTACCGTATCCGTGTGCGTTTGTCCAGAAAGCGCAACGAGGACGAAGATTCACCAAACAAGCTATATACACTGGTTACCTATGTGCCAGTCACAACATTCAAAG gTCTACAGACAGTGAATGTGGATGAAAACTAA